In one Lolium rigidum isolate FL_2022 chromosome 3, APGP_CSIRO_Lrig_0.1, whole genome shotgun sequence genomic region, the following are encoded:
- the LOC124698372 gene encoding rapid alkalinization factor 23-like — translation MPPWAASLVLLLLLILLHGRGGHGINLDMGAEVQMDSVAHRMLLSAASRGYISYDALRGDAVPCSRPGVPYYNCRISKTANPYTRGCESITMCRDAEGN, via the coding sequence ATGCCTCCATGGGCAGCATcgctcgtgctgctgctgctgctcatccTCCTCCATGGGAGAGGAGGCCATGGCATCAACCTGGACATGGGGGCGGAGGTGCAGATGGACTCGGTGGCTCACCGGATGCTGCTGTCGGCGGCGAGCAGGGGGTACATCAGCTACGACGCGCTGAGGGGAGACGCGGTGCCGTGCTCAAGGCCCGGGGTGCCCTACTACAACTGCAGGATCAGCAAGACCGCCAACCCGTACACCAGGGGCTGCGAGAGCATCACCATGTGCAGGGATGCGGAAGGTAATTGA